A stretch of the Lactuca sativa cultivar Salinas chromosome 9, Lsat_Salinas_v11, whole genome shotgun sequence genome encodes the following:
- the LOC111916909 gene encoding probable bifunctional methylthioribulose-1-phosphate dehydratase/enolase-phosphatase E1 1 produces MYVLSPIRSLLYSPLPKPYPLKPPRCSDCAPLFMKAKCNHNLVNSVIKFHQLGIDPSIPTHGSIHNPKRVPHRYTSNTSLKAGVLSSNNDTPTTPRCVVLDIEGTTTPISFVTDVLFPYARDNVRMHLEATYDSDDTKEDIKLLRSQVQDDLQNGVIGAVPIPSDDAEKEEVISALVANVEGMIKADRKITSLKQLQGHIWHTGFKKNELEGVVYDDVPQALERWHACGVKVYIYSSGSRLAQRLLFGYTNYGDLRKYLCGFFDTTIGNKKETKSYIEISESLGVDEPSDILFVTDVYQEAVAAKIAGLEVMISVRPGNGPLPENHGFMLIKSFTEIPF; encoded by the exons ATGTATGTGTTATCTCCAATTCGATCTCTCCTATATTCACCATTACCAAAACCTTACCCTCTCAAACCTCCCAGATGCTCAGATTGTGCCCCTCTTTTCATGAAG GCAAAATGCAACCACAATCTCGTCAATTCAGTCATCAAATTTCACCAATTGGGCATCGACCCATCAATCCCGACCCACGGATCTATCCATAATCCCAAACGGGTCCCACATCGTTACACTTCAAACACATCTCTCAAGGCAGGGGTACTTTCGTCAAACAACGATACTCCAACTACCCCA CGTTGTGTTGTTTTGGACATTGAGGGGACAACTACACCTATATCGTTTGTTACAGATGTTCTTTTTCCATATGCACGTGATAATGTTCGCATGCATTTGGAGGCAACTTATGATAGTGATGATACTAAAGAAGATATTAAATTGTTACGCTCTCAA GTACAGGATGATTTGCAAAATGGAGTTATTGGTGCAGTGCCTATTCCATCTGATGATGCGGAAAAAGAGGAGGTGATAAGTGCATTGGTTGCTAATGTTGAAGGAATGATAAAAGCCGATAGAAAGATTACTTCTTTAAAACAATTACAA GGCCACATTTGGCATACCGGGTTTAAAAAAAATGAACTAGAAGGAGTTGTTTATGATGATGTTCCTCAAGCTCTAGAAAGATGGCACGCTTGTGGTGTAAAG GTGTATATTTATTCGAGTGGTAGCAGACTGGCACAACGGTTGTTGTTTGGATATACGAATTATGGTGACTTGAGAAAATATTTATGTGGATTTTTTGACACCACAATCGG GAACAAGAAAGAGACAAAAAGTTACATCGAAATCTCTGAGAGCCTTGGAGTTGACGAGCCGTCAGACATTTTATTTGTGACGGATGTTTATCAAGAAGCTGTAGCAGCAAAAATAGCTG GTTTGGAGGTGATGATTTCTGTTAGGCCAGGGAATGGACCGCTTCCCGAGAATCATGGATTTATGTTGATAAAGTCATTTACGGAAATACCCTTTTGA